The following are from one region of the Plutella xylostella chromosome 21, ilPluXylo3.1, whole genome shotgun sequence genome:
- the LOC105391614 gene encoding histone-lysine N-methyltransferase ash1 — translation MGTELPKTQESSEASDSNTEESENSSSSDSSGSDWECSGNKPSAAHKPHFSVTSCDTGLKLKIAAIPRKAPTNQKSPKAVKKKNDSENPEKPAKEKPGGKKKAQLTDSSSSSESCSKCSSDSSSDDDVPLKTVSKGLMSKSVQKNAKSKKSDSEEERRCGDKDSAPKVNSKDKQSATKTTVKKTKDEPPPETTVKRGRGRPRTKFPSPAVESGPCGSSSSSSTSSSSSSSSSSSSSDSDSADANAHASADDSSAALVAACQLQVIDDADLAELLPEQAAPAPAFPPFAAADTADDKSMADNGDGSSSEMELTPQLVTAAIQRATADSSSSENECSNPGAPHAGSHYASSLLQQFVAQTQLLSSTAPMTPIDAVPTISDCVLGQINHLPEIPPLPTTFLNNTQHLSPQQTEELTQINKDLEEITSVGITIPNPPSLDDCVDNNDFMTLDITQGGSELGSESDLLKSSPLTVSADMTPLSQIESHKLDTISTNSVESQEDVKNVIVESRRKRGRPRKVKEPVKESRREDKPAGNVINEFHNNNDPPNVSPDSGILSNHNSPTHSPMRRHDMDNAHNRLARKTIQKENNTRERRAMRSKSRGRSRGRTNRSDSSDCDFTRKRIENEVKQIKTEAPSPVPLKQEQSKYEKPKKNDQKLDIAALDRMLYATDRVLYPPRKKVGRKPQAKAKPTKSTPKTLKDKNRYESNESDDDSLPSNRSVLANVYAKRKELNSKLANLPKNKSSKSFNNAWRDHQSENEAAAEDPLDPTWKQIDLNPKYKDILSGYKSDYEFKPYKSCSRLIESGYKSDYGCRSGYKSDYCRAGGYKSDHKSGYKTDKSGYKTDYSVRSMRRRTRKLKKTRSVRDRSYYKNQRHFVSDQEILLLANKTFSSLTLGHSSSESECDSYLRKPSASPKYVSVCTKYPMVNKYSFGFTKLNKKLLRTNSSDPFAPGPVFSGLQKPLTTYNIFKVSHNNNNTLLKSPTKAHHSGKTLPTLKPSFNHKFGASPIFSAPKSTKKESDALKTLNRNLSPKNRKHLGKSSCSQKKDATKPLPSIFEKAKNSYVPDKSLQRNVFLNFKKPNMKPSFHVRKHRRTVVLAPPKINLQPAERPSRITIKQESKHHRHRSRRRHRSRSVSRCRETKPLETIDQKFSQDMDSLVLNFIKLCHVAPKLSASASPSQTKRESEKSAPEPPPAKVPKRGSKKRKTTDNQEIATPTSKRRHKKQLTESQSKGGKDTNEHKLPLKKRHYHINSSTSNTLSLSLVTAEFDENAKVTSPEKFLCTETDCLGATEESPKSKMSPQERNKKGNETAKTSSQSTTQNKPTENLSVKIDETSTTPKTHSPNSSNCTDDELAIKRPCSEQSELSKKIYETSEKLKAVHKMVHDLEKSLPKSKETEMKAEGTKTDSLRTMSPRHEAKAPPPRNAPIVTPKKRHRLEADKAITASSLDQVVQSLAKKLSDDKVPSPAANKDVNQNSMDDSKSESEKSERSSETSPTNIVDPLKSMSARTLYKSSIPPAQKSEIMTRKKNRLEGLTSNLVSKINPSAATKVLDTLLNNNIRKSIESRILEKEKTHTESPNKTSDDKGKVKELSQASTRATVIKSPVSKGKLLETKKSKASEPYVEQKLVINVDKPTGIFEPSIDLEDQIPKSSICVSNIMHDSRSKSKARCSDSKNSKPSSPSDPEADLPLSLISETPDSILNRPKRGESIAAVISDKILETTGGHNLRQAKRNLNSESDDANEKKKKRTSGNLIRESKLVLPPKILVPKVQAERLPISELNKKTAVAAEKSATKETDTKPIEPPSKKKTRRRKAFNRTGFPSVKRKKKKVEPSANVSQHSDSHFASEDTDHNSSAFERVPKDGEATNTFLERTTNKKTELKVVLNKDECPKQGRLTVVALEKLQGKEVVESPSKASESIANDKKNSGTSILRAPALQLKQKQEEKEINKNHVNKWEVLSETDSIPSLASSMGNDPEDSIPLSLLNLKSDRPSSRIDTADRLKRKSRALSPSQEVEDIIFSKKKIVEKTPKVGLRPKSSMAVLCPSERRLTRSGDVTTDEPKSKQNKKQTSEVKTCEKPSSKPAGIIARRKSRSCQVNKKMLHSSRDSSLETLIGRKVRSISREPLDNLHQIENDPLPLNEKEIDFEKSIDVLSKSVICKKRVAVSRDESPASSVDRAPVVSKRNPRLRKKFLVAGLFSDYYKEDPKPEGKGKNLVTQTEFPPGLLAPPPYCERWVRRRQRHFTLPYDIWWQQHYNQPVPSWNYKKIRTNVYYDVKPSADECESVACHCSASTGCNEDCINRLVFSECSPQLCPCGDRCKNQRIQRHEWWRGLERFMTQHKGWGVRTKTAITSGDFILEYVGEVVSDKEFKERMATRYARDTHHYCLHLDGGLVIDGHRMGGDGRFVNHSCEPNCEMQKWTSNGTFRMALFALRDIEPGEELTYDYNFSLFNPAVGQPCKCDSEDCRGVIGGKSQRITKLPIKAQSRSGGNAPSQSQGSSQPRVGRPRKAVKCNKKLEQQTISVCDSNNMTILQYQQHLNKLWQEPQMKPLTAKERNLVKDRHCFLFRNLEKVRRIKDRLSIAMTPSLPPPEPAPAPPAPPAAPAVTNVDPLALPSSMNPSVFLTRLKALRAPKEEGSRRQVDDDPSLSKKERLNKVFRALYETVVGANDDKETPICAPLLKRKPAIKAQETGTTPVAPLDLNTIDANLTSGHYESVAQFDSEMNAVFTSITREHGRMSTLGSIAVQLKKIYNTAKSDFAEQLVKISGPDEPLPAGFLQKNKPEDIIMCICGLHVEEGLMVQCGGAACGVWQHARCMQVADTRQPHFCHQCRPTEVDREIPLDDYTEEGHQFYLSLMRGDLQVRQGDTVYVLRDIPIDDKHPDVSRRGAEDAESPKTKRVDRKKVKNMGKGKEKEEGGAKEKEMEVRKHTYQTIGEIPVSELDIFRVERLWRHKDTRERFVYGHHYLRPHETFHEPTRKFFPNEVMRVPLYEAVPIELVMSQCWVMDLNTYCKGRPVGASEQHVYICELRVDRTARLFTRVSRPKYPICTKAYAFDHFPQRLKITRTYAPHEVLPEYLKGRAAKNNAASDKDGKSKAAQSKEVKKKLPALPPPPDDAKYPQGARERQKERVNGIARRLLAQGGGRGKVDASYLLDSRRRRRLS, via the exons GTGATCGACGATGCGGACCTTGCTGAGCTACTGCCGGAGCAggcggcgcccgcgcccgccttCCCGCCCTTCGCCGCCGCCGATACCGCGGATGACAAGTCCATGGCGGATAATG GCGACGGCTCGAGCAGCGAAATGGAGCTCACGCCCCAGCTAGTGACGGCGGCGATCCAGCGCGCCACCGCCGACTCGTCCAGCTCGGAGAATGAGTGCTCCAACCCGGGGGCGCCCCACGCCGGCTCGCACTACGCCTCCAGCCTGCTGCAGCAGTTCGTGGCGCAAACCCAGCTGCTCAGCAGCACAGCGCCAATGACGCCTATTGATGCAGTCCCGACTATAAGTGACTGTGTTCTTGGGCAAATTAATCATCTGCCTGAGATACCGCCCTTGCCGACAACCTTCCTCAATAATACTCAGCATCTTAGTCCGCAACAGACGGAGGAGTTAACACAAATCAATAAGGATTTAGAGGAGATAACGTCGGTTGGTATCACGATACCGAACCCGCCGAGCTTGGACGACTGTGTCgataataatgattttatgACGCTGGATATAACGCAAGGCGGATCGGAGCTGGGCAGTGAGAGCGACCTGTTGAAGAGCTCTCCGCTGACTGTCAGCGCTGACATGACGCCTTTAAGTCAAATTGAAAGTCATAAGCTAGACACTATCAGTACGAATTCGGTGGAATCTCAAGAGGATGTTAAGAATGTTATAGTCGAGTCTAGAAGGAAGAGAGGACGGCCGCGGAAGGTTAAAGAGCCGGTTAAGGAATCTCGTAGAGAAGACAAACCAGCGGGGAATGTTATAAATGaatttcacaataataatgaCCCGCCTAATGTATCTCCAGATTCAGGAATCCTTTCGAATCATAATTCGCCAACACATTCGCCCATGAGAAGGCACGATATGGACAACGCTCACAATAGACTAGCTAGAAAGACTATACAAAAAGAGAACAACACCAGAGAAAGAAGAGCAATGAGGTCTAAATCTAGAGGTAGGAGTAGAGGCAGGACAAACAGATCTGACTCCAGTGATTGCGACTTCACGAGAAAAAGGATAGAAAATGAAgtcaaacaaattaaaacagaAGCCCCATCTCCCGTTCCTCTCAAACAGGAACAAAGCAAATATGAGAAACCGAAGAAGAATGATCAGAAGCTAGACATTGCCGCCTTAGATAGAATGTTATATGCCACAGACAGAGTTTTATATCCCCCTAGGAAAAAAGTGGGTAGAAAGCCCCAAGCTAAAGCGAAACCTACTAAGAGTACACCTAAAACTTTGAAAGATAAGAACCGGTACGAATCTAATGAGAGTGATGATGACTCGTTGCCGTCGAACAGATCTGTGCTCGCGAATGTGTATGCAAAGAGGAAAGAACTGAATAGTAAGCTTGCCAATTTACCTAAGAATAAGAGCAGTAAGTCGTTCAACAACGCGTGGAGAGACCACCAGAGTGAGAACGAGGCGGCCGCCGAGGACCCTCTAGACCCCACATGGAAACAAATCGACCTCAACCCCAAATACAAAGATATCCTCTCAGGCTACAAAAGTGACTACGAATTCAAGCCGTACAAAAGCTGCAGTAGACTCATAGAATCTGGGTACAAGAGCGACTATGGATGCAGGTCGGGGTATAAAAGTGACTACTGTCGGGCGGGCGGGTATAAAAGCGATCATAAATCTGGGTATAAGACAGACAAGTCGGGGTACAAGACTGACTACAGCGTGCGTAGCATGCGGCGACGAACGAGGAAGCTCAAGAAAACACGCTCCGTAAGAGACAGATCGTATTACAAGAACCAGAGGCATTTCGTGTCAGACCAAGAAATACTGTTGCTAGCCAACAAGACGTTTAGCAGCCTCACGCTAGGTCACAGTTCAAGTGAATCGGAGTGCGATAGCTATCTTCGGAAACCCAGTGCTAGTCCTAAGTACGTGAGTGTATGCACTAAATACCCgatggtaaataaatacagctTCGGATTCACAAAGTTAAACAAAAAGCTGCTGAGAACGAATTCATCAGACCCGTTTGCCCCCGGTCCAGTATTTAGTGGTCTACAGAAACCTCTCACTACGTACAATATATTCAAAGTcagtcataataataataacactcTGCTCAAGTCTCCGACTAAGGCACATCATTCTGGCAAAACATTGCCAACACTGAAACCCTCTTTCAACCACAAATTCGGAGCGTCACCTATATTTTCAGCCCCCAAGAGCACTAAGAAAGAAAGTGATGCCCTGAAAACCTTGAACAGAAATCTTTCACCAAAGAACCGCAAACATCTCGGTAAAAGCTCGTGTAGCCAAAAGAAAGATGCGACGAAACCTCTTCCAAGCATTTTTGAAAAGGCGAAGAATAGTTACGTCCCTGACAAATCGCTGCAACGAAATGTGTTCTTAAATTTCAAGAAGCCAAACATGAAGCCTTCTTTTCATGTGAGAAAGCACAGAAGAACAGTGGTGCTCGCTCCGCCTAAAATTAACCTGCAACCCGCAGAGAGGCCGTCGAGAATCACCATAAAACAAGAGAGCAAACATCATCGACACAGAAGCAGGAGGCGACATCGATCTAGGTCCGTATCCAGATGTCGAGAAACTAAACCCCTCGAAACCATTGACCAAAAGTTCAGTCAGGACATGGATAGTTTGGTCTTAAACTTCATTAAGCTTTGCCACGTCGCCCCAAAACTATCCGCGAGCGCGTCTCCGAGCCAAACTAAGAGAGAGAGCGAGAAATCTGCTCCTGAACCACCGCCTGCTAAAGTTCCCAAAAGAGGCTCAAAGAAACGCAAAACTACAGACAACCAAGAGATAGCCACGCCTACCTCTAAGAGAAGGCACAAGAAGCAACTTACAGAATCTCAAAGCAAAGGCGGCAAAGATACTAACGAACATAAACTGCCGTTGAAAAAGAGGCATTACCACATCAACTCGTCCACCAGCAACACCCTGAGTCTCAGCCTGGTAACAGCCGAGTTTGATGAAAACGCTAAGGTTACTAGCCCTGAGAAGTTCTTGTGCACGGAAACTGATTGCTTGGGCGCTACAGAGGAATCGCCTAAATCCAAAATGTCCCCTCAAGAGAGAAACAAGAAAGGCAATGAAACCGCCAAAACTTCTAGTCAATCCACAACTCAAAACAAACCGACTGAAAACTTATCAGTGAAAATTGATGAAACTTCAACAACACCTAAAACACATTCGCCCAATTCATCAAACTGCACAGATGATGAACTTGCAATCAAAAGGCCGTGCTCAGAACAGTCGGAGCTATCCAAGAAAATCTATGAAACTTCTGAAAAACTTAAAGCGGTGCACAAGATGGTTCATGATTTGGAGAAGTCCTTGCCTAAAAGTAAAGAGACAGAGATGAAGGCAGAAGGAACCAAAACCGATTCGCTAAGAACCATGTCTCCAAGACACGAAGCTAAAGCACCTCCTCCTCGCAATGCACCCATAGTGACACCCAAGAAACGTCACCGACTTGAAGCCGACAAAGCTATAACTGCTTCAAGCCTAGACCAAGTGGTGCAGTCATTAGCTAAGAAGTTATCAGATGACAAAGTACCGAGTCCGGCCGCCAATAAGGACGTCAATCAGAACTCCATGGATGACTCCAAGTCCGAGTCGGAAAAGTCTGAACGGTCCAGTGAAACATCACCTACTAACATAGTGGATCCCCTGAAGAGCATGTCTGCTAGGACGTTATACAAGAGCTCCATTCCACCAGCGCAGAAGTCTGAGATCATGACGAGAAAGAAGAACAGGTTAGAAGGCCTCACTAGTAATCTAGTCTCAAAAATAAACCCTAGTGCGGCGACAAAGGTGCTGGACACTCTTCTGAACAATAACATCCGAAAGTCTATTGAATCTAGAATATTAGAAAAGGAGAAGACACATACTGAATCTCCGAACAAAACATCTGACGATAAAGGCAAAGTAAAGGAATTGTCACAAGCAAGTACTAGGGCTACTGTCATTAAATCTCCCGTGTCTAAAGGCAAGCTATTGGAAACTAAGAAGTCCAAAGCTTCTGAACCGTACGTGGAGCAAAAACTCGTCATCAATGTAGATAAACCGACCGGCATATTCGAACCTTCAATAGATCTGGAGGATCAAATACCTAAGTCGTCCATTTGCGTTAGCAATATCATGCATGACAGCAGATCGAAGTCTAAGGCACGATGTTCCGATAGCAAGAACTCAAAACCCTCAAGCCCTTCAGATCCCGAGGCTGATCTACCTTTATCCTTAATATCTGAAACCCCTGACTCCATTCTAAATAGACCTAAAAGAGGAGAGTCTATTGCGGCGGTTATCTCCGATAAGATTCTCGAAACTACCGGCGGACACAATTTGCGGCAAGCTAAGAGGAATCTGAACAGTGAAAGCGATGATGCCAAcgaaaagaagaagaaaagaaCATCTGGCAATCTCATCAGGGAAAGCAAACTGGTACTACCACCAAAAATACTCGTGCCTAAGGTCCAAGCCGAAAGACTACCTATTTCGGAGTTAAACAAGAAGACTGCAGTTGCTGCTGAAAAATCTGCGACTAAGGAGACTGACACAAAGCCGATAGAGCCGCCATCTAAAAAGAAAACCAGACGGCGTAAGGCATTCAACAGAACTGGATTCCCCAGTGTGAAacggaagaagaagaaggttGAACCGAGCGCGAACGTCAGCCAGCACTCCGACAGTCACTTCGCCTCTGAAGACACCGACCATAATTCTTCAGCATTCGAAAGAGTTCCGAAGGATGGCGAAGCTACAAACACATTCTTGGAGCGAACAACAAATAAGAAAACTGAACTCAAAGTGGTCTTGAATAAGGACGAATGTCCCAAGCAAGGCCGCCTAACGGTAGTGGCCTTAGAAAAACTACAAGGTAAAGAAGTAGTAGAGTCCCCTTCAAAAGCTTCAGAGAGCATTGCAAATGATAAGAAGAATTCAGGTACCTCCATTCTCCGAGCACCGGCCTTGCAGCTGAAACAAAAGCAGGAAGAAAAggaaatcaataaaaaccaCGTAAACAAATGGGAAGTCCTTAGTGAAACCGACAGCATACCATCCCTGGCTAGCTCTATGGGTAACGACCCTGAAGACAGTATACCATTGAGTCTACTGAATCTGAAGTCCGATAGACCAAGCAGTCGCATTGACACCGCAGACAGACTGAAGCGGAAGTCTAGAGCCCTATCGCCTTCCCAAGAAGTTGAGGACATCATCTTCTCCAAGAAGAAGATAGTGGAGAAAACCCCTAAAGTCGGTCTTCGGCCTAAATCCAGTATGGCGGTGCTATGTCCGAGCGAAAGGAGGCTGACTCGAAGCGGTGACGTCACTACCGATGAACCGAAGAGCAAACAAAACAAGAAGCAGACATCGGAAGTGAAGACCTGCGAGAAGCCTTCAAGCAAGCCAGCCGGAATAATCGCAAGAAGGAAGTCGAGATCCTGTCAGGTGAACAAGAAAATGTTACACAGCTCACGGGACAGTTCACTCGAAACGCTGATTGGTCGGAAGGTCCGTTCAATATCGCGCGAGCCGCTGGACAACTTGCACCAAATCGAGAACGACCCCTTGCCGTTGAATGAGAAGGAAATAGACTTCGAGAAGAGTATAGACGTGTTGTCCAAGAGTGTTATTTGCAAGAAGCGTGTGGCAGTGTCTAGGGATGAAAGTCCTGCCAGCAGCGTGGACCGTGCGCCCGTCGTGTCCAAGAGAAATCCGCGGCTGAGGAAGAAGTTCCTGGTGGCTGGACTCTTCTCAGACTATTACAAGGAAGA TCCGAAACCCGAGGGTAAAGGCAAGAACCTGGTCACCCAGACAGAGTTCCCGCCGGGCCTgctggcgccgccgccgtacTGCGAGCGCTGGGTGCGACGCCGGCAGAGACACTTCACGCTGCCCTACGACATCTGGTGGCAGCAGCACTACAACCAGCCGGTGCCCTCGTGGAACTATAAGAAGATACGGACAA ACGTATACTACGACGTGAAGCCATCGGCGGACGAGTGCGAGAGCGTGGCGTGCCATTGCTCGGCGTCCACTGGGTGCAACGAGGACTGCATCAACCGGCTCGTGTTCTCGGAGTGCTCTCCCCAGCTGTGTCCGTGCGG TGACCGCTGCAAGAACCAGCGCATCCAGCGGCACGAGTGGTGGCGCGGGCTGGAGCGCTTCATGACGCAGCACAAGGGCTGGGGCGTGCGCACCAAGACCGCCATCACCTCCGGCGACTTCATACTGGAGTATGTGGGCGAGGTGGTGTCTGACAAGGAGTTCAAG GAGCGCATGGCGACCCGCTACGCGCGCGACACGCACCACTACTGCCTGCACCTGGACGGCGGGCTGGTTATCGACGGGCACCGCATGGGCGGCGACGGACGCTTCGTCAACCACTCGTGCGAGCCCAACTGCGAGATGCAGAAGTGGACTTCTAACG GTACATTCAGGATGGCGTTATTCGCTCTCCGGGACATTGAACCGGGCGAGGAGTTGACGTATGACTACAACTTCTCCCTGTTCAACCCTGCTGTCGGACAG CCGTGCAAATGCGACTCCGAAGACTGCCGAGGCGTGATTGGCGGCAAATCACAACGAATCACCAAGCTGCCGATAAAGGCCCAATCACGGAGCGGCGGCAACGCGCCCAGCCAATCACAGGGCTCGAGCCAGCCTCGGGTCGGGAGACCGCGCAAAGCTGTCAAATGCAACAAGAAGTTAGAACAACAGACGATATCCGTCTGTGACAGTAACAATATGACCATACTGCAGTATCAGCAACATCTGAACAAGCTGTGGCAGGAACCACAAATGAAGCCGTTGACGGCAAAAGAGAGGAATCTGGTCAAAGATCGACACTGCTTCTTGTTCAGGAATCTGGAGAAG GTGCGTCGTATAAAGGACCGTCTATCCATCGCGATGACGCCGTCCCTCCCCCCTCCCGAGccggcccccgcgccccccgcgccccccgccgcgcccgcagtCACCAACGTCGACCCGCTAGCTTTACCAAGCAGTATGAACCCTTCCGTCTTCCTCACAAGGTTGAAAGCTCTCCGTGCGCCTAAAGAAGAGGGGAGCAGAAGGCAGGTGGATGACGATCCCAGTTTGAGCAAAAAGGAGAGGCTGAATAAGGTGTTTAGGGCGCTTTATGAGACTGTTGTTGGGGCTAATG ATGACAAAGAGACTCCAATCTGCGCACCGCTACTGAAACGCAAGCCGGCGATCAAAGCTCAAGAAACGGGAACCACCCCGGTGGCACCCCTAGACCTCAACACCATAGATGCAAACTTAACCAGCGGCCATTACGAGTCCGTCGCACAGTTCGACAGCGAAATGAATGCAGTATTCACATCGATAACGAGAGAGCACGGCCGAATGTCGACATTAGGGTCTATAGCGGTGCAGCTGAAGAAGATATACAATACGGCGAAATCGGACTTTGCCGAGCAGTTGGTGAAGATATCTGGTCCCGATGAACCGCTGCCGGCCGGCTTCTTGCAGAAGAATAAGCCTg AGGACATAATAATGTGCATATGCGGCCTGCACGTGGAAGAAGGCCTCATGGTGCagtgcggcggcgcggcgtgtGGCGTGTGGCAGCACGCGCGGTGCATGCAAGTGGCGGACACACGACAGCCGCACTTCTGCCACCAGTGCCGGCCCACCGAG GTGGACCGTGAGATCCCGCTAGACGACTACACGGAAGAGGGCCACCAGTTCTACCTATCCCTCATGCGCGGCGACCTGCAAGTGCGGCAGGGCGATACGGTCTACGTCCTGCGAGACATCCCGATAGACGACAAGCACCCGGACGTGAGCCGGCGCGGCGCGGAGGACGCCGAGTCGCCGAAAACGAAAAGGGTTGATAGGAAGAAGGTGAAGAATATGGGCAAAGGGAAGGAGAAGGAGGAGGGTGGGGCTAAg gaaaag GAGATGGAGGTCCGCAAACACACATACCAAACTATTGGAGAAATCCCCGTGTCCGAACTGGACATATTCCGCGTGGAGCGACTGTGGCGCCACAAGGACACTCGCGAGCGCTTCGTGTACGGACACCACTACCTGCGCCCGCACGAGACCTTCCACGAGCCCACGCGCAA ATTCTTCCCGAACGAGGTGATGCGCGTGCCGCTGTACGAGGCGGTGCCCATCGAGCTGGTCATGTCTCAGTGCTGGGTCATGGACCTCAACACCTATTGCAag GGTCGTCCCGTCGGCGCGTCGGAACAGCACGTGTACATCTGCGAGCTGCGCGTGGACCGCACGGCGCGGCTGTTCACGCGCGTGTCGCGGCCCAAGTACCCCATCTGCACCAAGGCCTACGCCTTCGACCACTTCCCGCAGCGGCTCAAGATCACCAGGACTTATGCT CCTCACGAAGTGTTGCCGGAGTACCTGAAGGGGCGCGCGGCTAAGAACAACGCGGCCAGCGACAAGGACGGCAAGAGCAAGGCCGCCCAGAGCAAGGAGGTCAAGAAGAAGCTGCCCgccctgccgccgccgcctgacGACGCTAAG TATCCTCAGGGCGCACGAGAACGTCAAAAAGAACGCGTGAACGGCATCGCGCGGCGCCTCCTAGCCcagggcggcgggcgcggcaaGGTGGACGCGTCCTACCTGCTGGactcgcgccgccgccgccgcctgtcCTGA